A window of Sedimentibacter sp. MB31-C6 genomic DNA:
TATAGCTTGGTATGAACAAAAAGCTGTTATTGTATTGTTATCACTATTATATCTTGGAGTAAAGAATATCCATTTAGGACCAACATTACCAGCCTTCTTATCACCAAATGTTGCCAATGTATTAGTAGAAAACTTTGGGATATCAGGAATTGGTACTGTAGAAGATGATTTAAAAATATTCTTAGGATAATGTAGGAAACGCATTGTATGCGTACCGAATCAATGTATGGGACGATTATAAGCGCCCCGAAAAAAGGAGTTGAAAAAAATGAAAGAAATAACTAAAGACATGGTAATCGGAGAAGTATTGCAAATTGATAGAGGATTAGCTGAAATTTTAATGAAGGCTGGAATGCATTGTTTAGGATGTCCATCTTCACAAATGGAAACTATTGAAGAAGCTGCAATGGTACATGGATTTAAAGCAGATGATTTAATTGCAGAGTTGAATAAATATCTGAAATCTGCTGAATAAGACTGCGCATGTCTAACTCCATTTTATGCGACAAAGGAGCGAATAAATTAGTGAATGAGACTGCGTAATATTGATATAATATAAATGAGCATGAGAAATTCATGCTCATTTTATAAAAAGACATTTAATAATGGAGGTAATATGAGCGCATTTTTAGGACCAATACATTTTTGGTTATACAATAAAATCAAAATACAAAATGATATAGTAGAAGATATTATAAGTTTAGCAGAAAGTGAAAACTTAAATGAAGATTTAAGAAATAATTTATATGAACAATTCGGTGATGGAAATTTGAAACCTTTAGAAGAGGTTATAGATGTTACAAATATACATGGTTGGTTGCAAGAGAGGGTTTCACAGGTTGAATATAAATTAGCTTATGTAGTTACAGAGATGCTTAATAAAAAACCGGAAATGATTGAAAAACTTAAAATATTGTTTAAAAATATGGCGACGAGGGTAACTAATATAAATCAAGAAACTAGTTTAAATGATGCATTTAAAGCTATTAATGATATATTATTAGATGGAATGCCATGCGATCATGCTAATGTTGTTTTAAAACAACAAGATGATGAAATAATATGGAAAAGAAATGTATGCGTTCATCATGAATATTGGGACGCTGCAGAAGGAGACGTAGCAAATTATTATAAACTAAGAGAAGAATTTGTTAAAGGCTTGTTAAGTAATAGTAATATTAATTATGAAAAACTAGATGATGTAACAAGTAAAATATCGAGGAGATAAACATGAATAGCATTGAGTTAATGGTTAAAGAACATGAAAATATCAGTCGTATGTTAAAAGTCGTTCGTAAAGCTTGTTATGGAATTTTAAAAGGTGATGAAATAAATTACGATGACTTCTATAAGATAATTGAGTTTATAAAAAAATATGCCGATGATCATCATCATGGAAAGGAAGAAAAATTTCTATTCAAGAAGATGCAATCAAACTTAGGAAGAATAGGAGAAAATTTAATTACACATGGAATGCTTGTAGAGCATGATTACGGTAGAATGCATATGAGTGAATTAATAGATGCATTGAACAGGGTTAAAAGTGGAGATGAAGAAAGTAAACTTGATGTAATAAGTTATGCAGTTGGATATACTAATCTTTTAACCAGACATATTGAAAAAGAAAATGTTGCAGTTTATAAATATGGAGAAAATAATCTCTCAAAAGAAATTATTGATGAAATAAATAGAGAAACTGCAAATTTTGAAAAAGAAGCAGAAGAAAAGGGCATACAAAAATACTATTTGGATATTTTAACAAATTTAGAAAAGAAATATCTTTCTTAAAATAATTTTATATATATTGCAAATACTATATAAAAAATATGGAGGAAATAATGAATTTTAGAAATGTAGAAGGAAGTATAGTATTTAATAATAATCAATTCACAAAAAGGATATTATTTAATGATGATGAAGTATTAAGTTTTGTATTGAACTTTAAACCAGGTCAAACACTATCAACTCATAAACATGAAAATTCGGCAGTATCATTTATAGTACTTCAAGGAAAAGGTGAAGTGCAGGTAAATGATGAAGTTCAAAGAATCCAAAAAGGTTCAGTAGTACTTGCAAAAGGAAAAGATGAATTTGGTATACCAAAAGTAGAAGAGGATTTGTCTATTTTTGTAACAGTTACTCCTAAGCCAAATAACACTAAATTTTCACAAGAAATAGGATGAAATCAAGCTCATTTTATAAGATAGGCTTAGCCTGAGCATATCTTAAAAGATGAGCTAATTTTACATAGCTATATGCTTTAAGATAAAATATTGTAATGAACAATACAGAAAAAAATAAATAAAGGAGGAATATCTATGTTTAAAATTACAGATACAGTAAGTTGGGTTGGTAAAATTGATTGGGAGTTAATCAGGTTTCATGGAGATGAATACTCTACACATAAAGGATCGTCCTATAATTCTTATTTAATAAAGGATGAAAAAACAGTTTTAATAGATACTGTTTGGCAACCTTTTTCAAAGGAATTTGTTGCAAATTTAAAAAATGAGGTTGATTTAAAAAAGATTGATTACATAATTATGAATCATTCTGAAGTCGATCATGCTGGAGCTCTTGCAGATTTGATGAAAGAAATTCCTGATACTCCTATTTATTGCACAAAAAATGGTGTAAAAATAATAAAAGGTCTTCACCATAAAGATTGGAATTTTGTAGAAGTTAAAACAGGAGACACACTAGATATTGGCAAAAATAAACTAGTTTTTGTTGAAGCAAGAATGCTTCATTGGCCAGATACAATGATGACTTATATGTCAGGAGAAAATATTCTTTTCAGTAATGATGCTTTTGGCCAACACTATGCTTCAGAACTTATGTATAATGATAAAGTAGATAATGATGAATTATATTATGAGGCTATTAAGTATTTTGCTAATATTTTGACTCCGTTTAGTAAATTTGTAATAAATAAAATAGATGAAGTTGTTGCATTAAATATTCCTATTAATATGATATGTCCAAGTCATGGAGTTATTTGGAGAGACAATCCATCTCAAATCATAAATAAATATGTTGAATGGGCAAAAGGATATCAAGAAAATCAAATAACAATTATATATGATACTATGTGGAATGGAACTAGGAGAATGGCTGAAACTATTGCAGAAGGAATAAAAGCTAAAGACGATGATATTGCTATAAAAATATATAATTGTGCAAAAAGAGATAAGAATGATATTATCACAGAAATTTTTAAATCTAAGATGATATTAGTAGGATCTTCTACTATAAATAATGGAATACTCTCAGCTACGGCTGGTTTATTAGAAATGATAAAGGGTCTTAAGTTTATAAATAAAAAGGCTGCTGCCTTTGGATGTTATGGTTGGAGTGGTGAATCAATTAAAATTATAACTGAAGAATTGCAGAAAGCTAAATTCGAAGTCATTTCAGATGGTATTAGAGAATTATGGATGCCAGATGATGAAGCTTTAGATAGATGTAGAAAATTTGGTGAAAGTATTTTAGAAAATTAAAATGGTAATAGTATAATTAATTCCTCTTATTCGGTCGTTAATAAGAGGAATTTTTATTTATTTAAATTATAACGAGGTGAAGATTTCCCCACCTCGTTGAAGTGGTGTGAGGCAATTGCTTTCGATACTTAAATAATATGTTTTTCAAATTACTTATCTTTGTATAATATAAAAGAAATTTATAAATAATGATGTTTGACAAATAAAATAGGAAAGTAATAGAAGATTGATATTTACAATAAAAATTTAACAATATATGTAAAAATGTGTATAAAAAAATAGTTAAATAAGCTACTTATTATTCAAACTTCGCCCGATTTTTTGTAAAAAGTCAATTATAATAAATATCAGTTACCATAAGAAAAGTATTTTTATTCTTTTTAGGAATTTGTTTATATAGCATTTATAATAATGGGGGTGTGTATATGAAAAAAATTAAAAATCTTACTAATGGATGAAGTCAATATAGCGATTTAAGACAAATTGTATTTACTTTTTTTGATTCTTATTATAATAGAGACCGTTTGAAATTATACAGTTACTTAGACACATTATTTCAACGCAAAGTACCCTTGAATTATTTTCTTATTCATCCTGATTTTGATATAGATTTAGGTAAGCTTGTTGAAGTTACTAGTATCGAAATGAAAGGAGCAAAAAATTTGGCTTTCATTGAATGCATAATAGAAGTACATCAAAAAAGAAAAATAGTTGTAATCACTTTAAAGTCAGATTTTGGGGGCTGGAAAATTGAGGGGGAAAGTTTATTTGGATGATGATATTAATGTACAAACTCCCTATTTTTTTGTTAAGAGAGATAATTATTAATTAGTTGCTTAACAACTGATTGAATAATAAATAAAGGAGGAACTATATGTTAAAGAAAGGTTTGACGCTATTTATTTCAATTGCAATGGTGTTATCAATGTTAGTCCCATCAGTTTATGCTGTGGAACCAACAACTGTCTATCTAGATAGTGATAGGACTTATAGTGAACAAGACATAACCTTTGACCCAATTGAATATAAAAATCCTTTTGGAGCAGTACAAGTTCAAGAGGAAGCAGAAGAAAAAAATTATGGGATACAAAGCATATCAACATCACTAGTAGAAAGTGAAATAGTTACAGGTTCAGCAGTAACTGGAACTGCTATTTTAGGAATTACTACAAGTACTAATCTTCTTTCAATGTCAGAGGCAAGGAAAGTTGAAGTAGTTGTAACAGTTGGATATGCTCCAGATTTAGAGAATTTAGAATGGACTTTTGGAGGACTTTTATTTGAAGAATGGAAAACATTTGAAAGTAGTACAGGTGAATACACTGGAAATCCATTTATTTACTTTGAAGTAGAACCATATATACAAGATAACACTATAAGAGCTATTATTCAATGTGATTTACCTTATAAAACAACTAATTTACAAGGAAGACCATATCCAAGAAGAGTATTTCCAGAATTGCTTGGAGAATATAATTTAGCAGTTACTGATAAATTTACGAATACTACTGTAAAAACTGCTTTGAAACTAAATGCTTATGATTCATATCATACATATGATGAAATATTATCAGATATTGATAGAATTATTGAAATTGCTAAAGAAGACAGATATTTAGAATATGATCCAATTGGTAAATCATTTGAAGGCAGGGATATACCATTTGTAATACTTGCAAGAGAAAAAGATGATTTGAATACATATTTAAATGATACTTTACCTAAGATGTTAGAGGATCCTGTTTCATTTATTAATAGTATAAATGATGGTATGGCAGGTGAATACAAACCAGTTATTTGGTTTAATAATATACACTCTGATGAGGCTAATGGCGTTGATGCGCAGATTGATATGTTGGAACAGTTGGCCACTCAGGAAACAATATCGTTTGATACTTTTGAAGACTTAGATGATGTTGAAGGCAAAGATAAGTTAAGAAATGAAAATGAAGCTGAAATAAGAACAGCAACTTTGGATGTTCAGAATTTATTGGATAATTATATAGTGTTATTTAGCTTGAATAACAATCCTGATGGTAGATATTATAACAGTAGGGAAACAGTACATGGATTTGACCCTAACAGAGATCCAGGCTATCAAACACAAGTGGAGATGGCACAGGTAACTGAAAGGATAGCTAAATGGTCTCCGATGATAATAAATGATTTTCATGGTTTTGTTTCTCAATTTTTAATTGAGCCATGTACACCTCCTCATGATCCAAACTTTGAATATGATTTGTTAATGGAAGGTATGATAGACCATGCTTATGCTATGGGAAGAGCAGGCATAAGCAACACAAAATATAATAGCTTCATTATACCAATGTATGATTATGGCTC
This region includes:
- a CDS encoding anaerobic nitric oxide reductase flavorubredoxin, with the translated sequence MFKITDTVSWVGKIDWELIRFHGDEYSTHKGSSYNSYLIKDEKTVLIDTVWQPFSKEFVANLKNEVDLKKIDYIIMNHSEVDHAGALADLMKEIPDTPIYCTKNGVKIIKGLHHKDWNFVEVKTGDTLDIGKNKLVFVEARMLHWPDTMMTYMSGENILFSNDAFGQHYASELMYNDKVDNDELYYEAIKYFANILTPFSKFVINKIDEVVALNIPINMICPSHGVIWRDNPSQIINKYVEWAKGYQENQITIIYDTMWNGTRRMAETIAEGIKAKDDDIAIKIYNCAKRDKNDIITEIFKSKMILVGSSTINNGILSATAGLLEMIKGLKFINKKAAAFGCYGWSGESIKIITEELQKAKFEVISDGIRELWMPDDEALDRCRKFGESILEN
- a CDS encoding DUF1858 domain-containing protein, which gives rise to MKEITKDMVIGEVLQIDRGLAEILMKAGMHCLGCPSSQMETIEEAAMVHGFKADDLIAELNKYLKSAE
- a CDS encoding cupin domain-containing protein, with amino-acid sequence MNFRNVEGSIVFNNNQFTKRILFNDDEVLSFVLNFKPGQTLSTHKHENSAVSFIVLQGKGEVQVNDEVQRIQKGSVVLAKGKDEFGIPKVEEDLSIFVTVTPKPNNTKFSQEIG
- a CDS encoding hemerythrin domain-containing protein, producing MNSIELMVKEHENISRMLKVVRKACYGILKGDEINYDDFYKIIEFIKKYADDHHHGKEEKFLFKKMQSNLGRIGENLITHGMLVEHDYGRMHMSELIDALNRVKSGDEESKLDVISYAVGYTNLLTRHIEKENVAVYKYGENNLSKEIIDEINRETANFEKEAEEKGIQKYYLDILTNLEKKYLS